The following proteins are encoded in a genomic region of Mycobacterium kiyosense:
- a CDS encoding dehydrogenase, with protein sequence MTTAVVVGAGPNGLAAAIHLARQGVDVQVLEAQDTIGGGVRSGELTVPGVVHDHCSAFHPLGVGSPFWKEIGLESYGLTWKWPEIDCAHPLEDGTVGLLYQSITKTAKGLGADRRRWKAAVGGLAKGFDALAQDLLRPVLNIPRHPIRLAAFGPRAVLPATAVAGWFHTEQARALYGGAAAHAFTRLDRPLTASLGLMILASGHRYGWPVAEGGSGAIARALGAALAAAGGRVSTGVTVTRRRDIPTADIVMLDLSPAQVLDLYGDAMPARIRRSYRRYREGSSAFKVDFAIDGDIPWANPDCGRAGTVHLGGSFQEIAETERQRAQGKMVQRPFVLLGQQYLADPSRSAGNINPIYAYAHVPYGYTGDATAAIVDQIERFAPGFRDRIVATVSTSTGELQARNPSFIGGDIIGGANDRLQILFRPRIAVDPYAIGVPGVYLCSQSGPPGAGIHGLCGYHAAEAALRWLHNR encoded by the coding sequence ATGACGACCGCTGTCGTCGTCGGCGCCGGGCCCAACGGGCTGGCCGCCGCAATCCACCTGGCCCGCCAGGGCGTCGACGTGCAGGTGCTCGAGGCGCAGGACACCATCGGGGGAGGCGTGCGCTCGGGTGAATTGACGGTGCCCGGCGTCGTCCACGACCACTGCTCGGCGTTTCATCCGCTCGGCGTGGGCTCCCCGTTCTGGAAGGAGATCGGACTCGAGAGTTACGGGCTGACGTGGAAGTGGCCGGAGATCGACTGCGCACATCCGCTCGAGGACGGCACCGTCGGTCTGCTCTATCAGTCGATCACCAAGACCGCCAAGGGACTTGGTGCGGATCGCCGTCGATGGAAGGCGGCGGTCGGCGGACTGGCCAAGGGCTTCGACGCCCTGGCCCAAGACCTGCTGCGCCCGGTCCTCAACATTCCGCGGCATCCGATCCGCCTGGCGGCCTTCGGTCCGCGCGCGGTGCTGCCGGCCACCGCGGTGGCCGGCTGGTTCCACACCGAGCAGGCGCGGGCCCTGTACGGCGGGGCGGCCGCGCACGCCTTCACCCGGCTGGATCGGCCGCTGACCGCCTCGCTCGGACTGATGATCCTGGCCAGCGGGCACCGGTACGGCTGGCCCGTGGCCGAAGGTGGATCCGGCGCCATCGCACGCGCGTTGGGTGCGGCGCTGGCCGCCGCGGGCGGACGGGTGAGCACCGGTGTCACCGTCACCCGCCGCCGCGACATCCCGACCGCGGACATCGTCATGCTCGACCTCAGCCCCGCCCAGGTTCTCGATCTGTACGGCGATGCGATGCCGGCCCGCATCAGGCGGTCCTATCGGCGTTACCGCGAAGGTTCCTCGGCGTTCAAGGTCGACTTCGCGATCGATGGCGACATCCCCTGGGCCAACCCCGATTGCGGGCGGGCCGGGACGGTGCATCTGGGCGGTAGCTTCCAAGAGATCGCCGAGACCGAACGCCAACGCGCACAAGGCAAGATGGTGCAACGTCCGTTCGTGCTGCTCGGGCAGCAGTATCTGGCCGACCCGTCCCGGTCGGCGGGCAACATCAACCCGATCTACGCGTACGCGCACGTGCCGTACGGCTACACCGGCGACGCGACGGCCGCGATCGTCGACCAGATCGAGCGGTTCGCGCCCGGGTTTCGCGACCGTATCGTCGCGACGGTGTCCACCAGCACCGGCGAACTGCAGGCCCGCAATCCCAGCTTCATCGGCGGCGACATCATCGGCGGCGCCAACGACCGGTTGCAGATCCTCTTCCGGCCGCGGATAGCGGTCGACCCGTATGCGATCGGCGTGCCGGGTGTCTACCTGTGCTCGCAGTCCGGGCCGCCGGGCGCCGGGATACACGGCCTGTGCGGCTATCACGCCGCCGAGGCGGCGCTGCGCTGGCTGCACAACCGCTGA